Genomic segment of Benincasa hispida cultivar B227 chromosome 1, ASM972705v1, whole genome shotgun sequence:
aaaaaggagagagaaatGTGGGGCACATGTATTTAAAACAGAAATGGATACTCGTTGTTTCGCGAATTTGGTATATTTTCTTTGGAAACGTAccttaaattttagaaacaagaaataaaaatatttatcaaatagGTGTtgcttaaaaaatgaaaaatagaaaagaatgTTTGTCTAAATTTCTAATAACTGTTGCTCAGTTGATACAAAACTTAAGGAGAAACGGTACATGATGTCTATTAGTTTAACTTGGGCTCGGAAACCTTGTGTTGGCTTGGAAATTTATTTTGTATGGGTAACTTTACTGTGTCATTGATGATTGTAGATCCCATTCTGCGTAGTAGTTGGATGGTGCATGGGAGAACCAATGGACTTGAACTTTAAACTTTTTGAAACAGCAACTTTGTTTATCACTGTTCTAGTGGTGGCCTTTATGTTGCAGGTGCCTTATCTTCTATCCATCCTCCTGTACTTAAGTTCATTTGCAATTTAATAGCTATTCTGTTCAAATAACTCTGCCTTCCATTAAAGAGTTTTCATTGTATCATTTATATGCCAAGTGCCATTCAATCGAAGCATGAATTTAGACAGTTTAGTAGTAGAACTGTTGCGtatcttcattttttatgtTCTGTATGGTAAGTCATTATTCTAATCTTCTTGGCATTTGGTCATATTTGCAATATTTGCAGGAGGGGACATCAAATTATTTCAAAGGTCTAATGCTTATTCTTTGTTACCTCATAGTGGCAGCCAGTTTTTTTGTACACGTTGACCCTAGTAATGGTGAGTACTTTCTCTTTGAATCCATCACACATAGAACATCTTAATGTATACTTAACATCATTGtttctcatttctcatttttcGTTTCTTGGTTTTAAGatggaaaaacaaaaaccatgCCTTACAATTGTTCTGCTGTCGTTTTTATGTAAACAAACACACATTTTGTTTgttaattctaagcacatgattATTTATGGATTACTACTCAGATGATGATTAACACTCGAAGCAAGTTGGTCCTGGACATTTACTGCAAGCTGAACTTTTGCTCTGGCATTGGTTCTCAAACCCCCCATTGCTTCAGTTCATTGGAACCTGCAAACATTAGAGGACTCACACAAATGGTTTGGTCTTTCAATGGAGTTTGGTTTCATTTGTTGAACTGTACTGTAATCTTTTTGAGGCTTGACAGTTGATCTTTTCTCTTCatttatcatcttcttctttaactTGTTTATCATAAACTTGAGAGCTGTAATctatattcattaattgtaaGCTCTTTCTTTGAATGCTCTTGTTTTTTCCCCCCCTAACCAACCGATCAAAACTGCATATCACCACCAATACTATTATGAAACTGCTAGATAGTTACAAGGAGAGCTAAACAACTTTTCATCAAAAGGGTATAATTgatttgtttttatatataaataaaatatattgtcTATATCCATCATCTCTTGCATCCTTTGTAGCATTGTCCTCTCAAGAAAAGGCATAACAAACATAGCTACGTATCTTGGTGCTTTGTTTACTAATAACTTCGGGCCCATAgtgttcttaaaaaaaactacttttgataaaaaaaaacttattaaaatacacatgaaaaattatttttagtggttgtcaaacactacaatttattttaaagtgacttattttttgaattaaatacttaaaaatggATTTCAAACACATTTTTAGAGCTATTCTTGACAATAATCTAACATATAAGTAGAACACAGGTGtaagttcttccttttctcccACAAAGTGATGAAGCAATATTATGAAATGATTTATACAAAATTGTACGAAGTTCATTATTAGGATTGAACATTTTGTCCATCATCATGTATCGTCTTATCGAATGATTTCTTTTAATTGAACTTCTTGTACCAAATAATTGTGTAGTTGGCAACACATATCTGTCCTTCGCCCCCTGTTGCCACTAAACAATGTATCTCCATACAATAATGTAATGATGTTACGCTCTGGAATTTTGGTAAATGATTAATAAGCAATGATGAGCCCCTAGTATAGCACAAAAGAAAATCATTGTTGGAGAATGAGGGGGAGTAGCAGGGCTAAGGCTTCTGAACGGATGTCCCAAATTTGAggcaggaaaaaaaaaaagatttgccTTGCTTTAAAAGTGAGGTTTTTTGACCTTTCGTCAACGtcaaatttggatgaaattaCCAAAACGAAATTCTTACGTGCAGACAGATTGATTCTCTcgttctctctcttttcttataGATAGCTTCCTCTCTCCCTTTCTCTTAGGGTTTTGCTTTTCGGTCTTGCTCTCTGACGCTCCATCTCACTCTCCTACACTTGACCCCGCTCTCCGCACTAAGTCTCGCTTTGCAACACAACGGAAAAGAGGGAGAGAAGAAATCAGTCAGAGAAGAAAAGCTTGTTCTCACAGGAGAAGAAACGTGGTCTTGCCAGAGAAGAAAAATAGGGTGGTCTCGGCAGATGAAAAgtgagaaaaaagaagaaaaaaaggaaagaaatcgCTAGGAAGAAGAGTAGGGAAAACTAAGGGTAATTTTGTAAAGTTATTTGATGATAATGTAAGCAAACGGTCGAAattcttaagttttaaaaaataagatcaTTTTAGACTTGAGATTTGGGTCTTTTAATCAATCATCTCATTACCCTGGGGAGAATTATCTAGAAAATTGGGGTGCAAAAGATGGAAGGAACAATGTACCACACTCGGAACAAAATCTAAGGTGGAAGATGTTTCTGTGTAGGATCTCAACATCTACAACTTTTAGCTTAGCTAAATAGAATAtattctaatgaacaatcacAATCAACTAAAGCAAGGTGCcaccaatatatatatttatataaccCCAAATCTTATCTAATCCAATCCCACTTTAATTGTAAAGAAagttctgttttgtttttttgccTTTTTTAATGACACAATCTTTTGTCTTCAACTGAGTCAGTCGAAAATTTGTCTTTTCGATTTGGCAATTCGTTTAGTGAGAAACTGAAAGGTagatgtgtgtgtatatatacataaaacTAAAAGACAAGAAGATTTAGTAATCAAGATTAGTATTCTTCTTCCAAATATGGTATTACAGGGTAGGTAATTAGGAACTAGACATTAGACAATCTCTATAGTAATAGTGTTCCCAGTATATGTCGACAAACAATTATCCTAGTTATAAAATATGAGTCTGGGTCAGAAACTGCTAACCTTAAAATTTCTCGAAGTGGAAGATGCTACAGCATGTAGAGGAATGGACTTAGTTTGCTCTGTCCTTGCCAAGTGAACAATCATTGGAATCTTCAAAGGGATTGGTTCTTTTTACCAAGCCTCACAGAGTCGATATAATTTGTGAGGCAATGAGCAGAAATACCAGGAAGTGCCAGCCCTATCACCCTTACTAATGTGCAAACCCATCCCTCCCTGTACTCAACTCCATGAGTGTAGCCCATCAGCAAGCTTCTGATCAGCTCCCATAAAGCATTGAGATATTCCGGTATCAGGTATCTAATCCCAAAGAAATTCTTGTTCGGTTCCTCATCTACTTTCTTCAAatacaaatagaaaaaaaacaaattcagAGTAAGAACCACAAATTGAGTCGACCCATCAAAAGACCAAAACGAATAGACCATCATACCAATGTATTCTTGGAGGGAAGTCTATTCATAATATGGTTCAAGTTCAATATTGCAATGTCTAGCTTATCAAACCACAagaaataagagttagaaaATGTACATACATGTTCAGTGAATAGGCTGTCGTAGTATAGACAAACCCCAAAATGCTTAAAGAAGAAAGCTTTATCGTCGTAAGGCAGTCTGGGTACAATGTCATTGCAGTAAACAAACCTGAAATATCTAGGAATGGGATTCATCAAATAGGCCTCCATGAACTGCCCCAGTTGCTTGTTCCCAACCCTAGGCTGCCCAAATGTATATACACCCGATAGCCTGCCCATTATTTCCATTTCCTTATGTAGCACCAAAACTGTAGGGAACAGAACCGCAAGTGCTCCCCCTAAACTATGACCAGTGACCACGAACTTTGCATTTCTATGCTCCATAAGTAATCTCCTGAGTTTATGTTTCACTGCATAATATGCAGTCAACTGCACTACTTCTGGTGTAACTCCATCAAACTGTTCagattccaaagatggaagtAATCTATCCAGttcaatgttttgatcaaagTTTGGGATTGTTGATCTGGTATGCCCAGATGGACTTCTGCTATCATGCGGAACATCTGATGCAGTGGAGCTGATACTGGCTTCTGCCTGAAGGTAATCTTTGAAGCTACTGGCATCATTTCTGTTGCCCAAACCAAGAGCCTCTAAGAATCCTACGTGAATTTTCCCGACTTCCGGGATCTCGTACCAAGAGTAGTCAAAATCAGTGCTCCAGTCATCTGCATCAAAAGGTTCAGTGCCCCTGAAGCTGATCAATATCAAATTCGCGTCGTTAGGCTTATCGCACAATATGAGCACCTGAGTAGAGTTGTCCTTTTGAAAATCTACCAAAATTTGTTGTGGTCAAGAGCAAAACAGAATTCGGTTATTCGATTAATCACTCAGTTGGCTTAAGAGTAGTTCTAAATATGGATTATTTACACTAATAGAATAAGAATGCTCGTATTCTTCTTACCATTCCAGCAATTGTAGAAGCCCACAAAATGCATCTGCTTCATTATTAACAATCAAAGTTAGAGATGTTATCATGTAACCTGAAGCTGACATAGTTGATCTTTTACTCCAAAATGACACATAAATAGAAGATGAGAAGCAATGAAATAGCTTGCCTTCCAATGGTGAAGCACAATATTCTGAATGACCTTTTCGTTCTCATAGGATAGTTTTGAAGCCATGACGCAAAGGTCCACTAGATTCCGATTTTCCATTTCAAGTCCGAAGCTTCTTTCTTCAGAAACAAAAACAGTAATTCCTTTAAgcattttttcttcatttaataGATCTATTCTACCATCTAAAAGCCCAACGATGCTCATAAAAGTTTCTGTTCCCCTCCGTGGCACTACCACTTCTCCTGCTCATCCATCATTGCAGCAAATTCAGTAGTTAAGAATGAGAGCATTCAGAAAATGTAGAGTTTTCATGTCTTAATTGGTCGAATTCAGCAAAATAGTCAATAAACCCACATTGAAAATGTCACTTTCTCTTAAGATTTGATTGTCAATCTGTCATTAACTACAAGGAAAAAATCATTGAACAGGGAAAGTTTTTGTGGGTgaaaaaaacttttcaaacGATCAATGAATGCCTATTCTGTAAAATCTAGACATGTGATGAAAGAGTTGTTTGAGATTTAAAAGCATATGGACCCGCACCGCGTACGATATTGCAGAGCAATCCTGAGAGATTGCCATTCATAGACAGAAGATTGAGAGTGAATTCCACCACATTTCCAGTCCATTCCAATGGTTTCGCCAGAATGGCTATAATTTTTCGAATCATAATTGACACCACTATGACCCATCTGCATCCCGAAACCATCGCACCAAAAACACCCTCCTCGGAGCTCTCGAAGAATCTCCGTCCACCGTCCCCATCCGGCCAAACCCAGCACCGGAAAACATCTCCGATTCCACCCTTCTCCGGCCGCACAACAAGGTATCTgaaatcatcatcatcatcgttaCCATCATTGCTACGGAGGGTTTCTTTGAATTGGGTAGTAGCCATGTTTCTCAATGTCTTGTAGAAAACCCCTTTTGGTATCAATCTGAAGAAGACGCCATTAGAATAAGAGCTAGCAATTCTTATATATCGAGAGAGGAAAAGGGAATGCAGTTACATGGGTATCTTAGCCCATTCTGGGTTCCCAACTGAAATTAACTTAATCATCAATCCAAATACGTGTATGATCGAATAAATCCTCAGGAGTGAAGAAGACACAATTTGGGATTAAACCCACAAAGTGCGAGTGTGAAACACACGTTAATTTCAACCTTCCAGCATGCATAAGAGAAGCCTTGTAAGTTCAGATTCGGTTCCTGTAGAGTTGGAAAGCATgtaaagttagaagaaaatggTGATACAATGGAGGCCAAAGGCTTATCCAAAGACCCAAACGAAGTCATCTTGTAGGAAATGCGTGGAAATCAagggaaataaaagaaaaaagagggaaaaggtCGGAGTGAAAGAGAATAAGGAATATGGGATGGTGTTGGTGTTGGCGGTGTCGTAGCGTAAAATATATAGACAAGAAACTCGAGCTGCTTACGTTTTGTTGTGCAATATGCATCTTGCCTATGCTGTGGTCCTTTTTTCCTCCTCCTATAACCACACCTGAGAGagaattttttccttttttcctccTCCTTATGCTCGCTACGATGCTTATAACatagaagaaaaatataaattttaattttctttcaagcGTTACAAAATCTGTACTACTTGCCTAATTTGCTAACAAGTGTTAGAAAGAGAAAAAGTGGAAGATGATGTTTTTCacttgaatttcattttaagCACTGTTTACGAATAAAAATGGGGATTCACTAACCCTATTTTATTCTTCATCCCAAAAATTAGATGATTGatcttattttctttctttattagaTGAACTCGCGCCATCTTTTTTGTTTACTTTATACAGTTTACTATATCTCTCTCACaagttttattataaaattaataggAACATGGGAaccaatataatataatacataaaataaataaattaacaacatatgaaataagaaatttcttaagattctccactttctccaaaattTATGGATTTTGCCCACTTTATGTGTCTTTTAAACTCCACAAATGGTCACTTATTTATAAGGATTTTGGCAAGTAGGATATGGTACATTTGGACACCAAGAATGGGCTACGACATATGACTAATAGATGTGATAATGGAAGGAGGATACTTGGCTTTTGACAATAAGCTTCAGCATCTATCTAAcacattataatatttataatactccccttaGATGGatgatatatatgaaatatgcctcattaaaatcttactaggaaaaatGCAATGGGAAAAAACCCcagtgaaggaaaaataagacatattttatatatttatactcctaaaaagaataatatattttctccCCCTTATGAAAACATATCTTTGAGTCATCGCATTCCAGCGTTGtgtaccaatttttcaaaagttaaataAATCTGTCAGGTCATCCTTCGAGTAAATttattgtacagtgatgtcgtcattttcttcaagatcatgagtgcaGAAAAGCTtaggtgaaatatgctttgttctatctcctttaatatatcctcctttgatttgagaTATACATGTTGTGTTGTTTTcgattgttggaagatttttattagaagataagccacatgtttcacggATGTGTTGAGTAATTGATCTTAGTCATAAACATTCTCTATTAGTctcatgaattgcaagaattctagtatgatttgaggaagtagccattatggtctgtttcacagATCGCCACGAGACAAcaattcctccacatgtgaatagataacttATTTGAGATTtaactttgtgtggatcagataaatatccagaatttgcataaccaactagatcaaaaattgatttatttgaataaaacaatccaatatcaatcgttcctcggagataacggaatatatgcttaattctgttccaatgtctttttgttggaaaagaactatatcttgctattAAATTTATCGAAAGTGTAATATCTGTTCTTGTagtattagcaagatacataagtgcaccaattgcactaagatatggtacttcaggaccaaaaagcacaaggatcatctaagcattcaaattcactaattttggcataatataaagc
This window contains:
- the LOC120088949 gene encoding triacylglycerol lipase OBL1 isoform X1, whose protein sequence is MIKLISVGNPEWAKIPILIPKGVFYKTLRNMATTQFKETLRSNDGNDDDDDFRYLVVRPEKGGIGDVFRCWVWPDGDGGRRFFESSEEGVFGAMVSGCRWVIVVSIMIRKIIAILAKPLEWTGNVVEFTLNLLSMNGNLSGLLCNIVRGEVVVPRRGTETFMSIVGLLDGRIDLLNEEKMLKGITVFVSEERSFGLEMENRNLVDLCVMASKLSYENEKVIQNIVLHHWKMHFVGFYNCWNDFQKDNSTQVLILCDKPNDANLILISFRGTEPFDADDWSTDFDYSWYEIPEVGKIHVGFLEALGLGNRNDASSFKDYLQAEASISSTASDVPHDSRSPSGHTRSTIPNFDQNIELDRLLPSLESEQFDGVTPEVVQLTAYYAVKHKLRRLLMEHRNAKFVVTGHSLGGALAVLFPTVLVLHKEMEIMGRLSGVYTFGQPRVGNKQLGQFMEAYLMNPIPRYFRFVYCNDIVPRLPYDDKAFFFKHFGVCLYYDSLFTEHVCTFSNSYFLWFDKLDIAILNLNHIMNRLPSKNTLKVDEEPNKNFFGIRYLIPEYLNALWELIRSLLMGYTHGVEYREGWVCTLVRVIGLALPGISAHCLTNYIDSVRLGKKNQSL
- the LOC120088949 gene encoding triacylglycerol lipase OBL1 isoform X2, which produces MIKLISVGNPEWAKIPILIPKGVFYKTLRNMATTQFKETLRSNDGNDDDDDFRYLVVRPEKGGIGDVFRCWVWPDGDGGRRFFESSEEGVFGAMVSGCRWVIVVSIMIRKIIAILAKPLEWTGNVVEFTLNLLSMNGNLSGLLCNIVRGEVVVPRRGTETFMSIVGLLDGRIDLLNEEKMLKGITVFVSEERSFGLEMENRNLVDLCVMASKLSYENEKVIQNIVLHHWKMHFVGFYNCWNDFQKDNSTQVLILCDKPNDANLILISFRGTEPFDADDWSTDFDYSWYEIPEVGKIHVGFLEALGLGNRNDASSFKDYLQAEASISSTASDVPHDSRSPSGHTRSTIPNFDQNIELDRLLPSLESEQFDGVTPEVVQLTAYYAVKHKLRRLLMEHRNAKFVVTGHSLGGALAVLFPTVLVLHKEMEIMGRLSGVYTFGQPRVGNKQLGQFMEAYLMNPIPRYFRFVYCNDIVPRLPYDDKAFFFKHFGVCLYYDSLFTEHKVDEEPNKNFFGIRYLIPEYLNALWELIRSLLMGYTHGVEYREGWVCTLVRVIGLALPGISAHCLTNYIDSVRLGKKNQSL
- the LOC120088949 gene encoding triacylglycerol lipase OBL1 isoform X3, with protein sequence MIKLISVGNPEWAKIPILIPKGVFYKTLRNMATTQFKETLRSNDGNDDDDDFRYLVVRPEKGGIGDVFRCWVWPDGDGGRRFFESSEEGVFGAMVSGCRWVIVVSIMIRKIIAILAKPLEWTGNVVEFTLNLLSMNGNLSGLLCNIVRGEVVVPRRGTETFMSIVGLLDGRIDLLNEEKMLKGITVFVSEERSFGLEMENRNLVDLCVMASKLSYENEKVIQNIVLHHWKMHFVGFYNCWNDDWSTDFDYSWYEIPEVGKIHVGFLEALGLGNRNDASSFKDYLQAEASISSTASDVPHDSRSPSGHTRSTIPNFDQNIELDRLLPSLESEQFDGVTPEVVQLTAYYAVKHKLRRLLMEHRNAKFVVTGHSLGGALAVLFPTVLVLHKEMEIMGRLSGVYTFGQPRVGNKQLGQFMEAYLMNPIPRYFRFVYCNDIVPRLPYDDKAFFFKHFGVCLYYDSLFTEHVCTFSNSYFLWFDKLDIAILNLNHIMNRLPSKNTLKVDEEPNKNFFGIRYLIPEYLNALWELIRSLLMGYTHGVEYREGWVCTLVRVIGLALPGISAHCLTNYIDSVRLGKKNQSL